A stretch of the Diprion similis isolate iyDipSimi1 chromosome 14, iyDipSimi1.1, whole genome shotgun sequence genome encodes the following:
- the LOC124414637 gene encoding maternal protein exuperantia: MVSSTVVENGETTALAVNSAPAVGVPPGDYRLVGWDMDATGRRLIDEICQIAGYTPSSTYGQYVMPFKDLNPPARKRHNIRVVTIGKYRMLKDNKTNKVLKTKSEISALIDFITWLESVKGDAADGVILVYHEPRKVIPSMLLESLRKFNLLDRFKQTVKGFANGFNVAEVKCADTVRTFSLRTLSRVMLDKEEELDNAVDRARLALQVVQHLSAGEENAKGAEGSGSGDSDAATKGTIELIREFVQPTHVEEKELAGLKLVLNRQNSLRPVFGMLLRQSRRERQHASLLRRLLAEANVDYAELQDVWLTEKKEGLQKLIKEKVTGAKEKEEEELLEVLECHFDPEKKMKPRLDVEKKEGKKGNVGKGAAESKENVKNESVIESPDTTTTSSPLKEKLAPQENAEVKSTDVKCE; encoded by the exons ATGGTGTCGTCAACCGTGGTCGAGAATGGCGAGACAACCGCCCTGGCGGTAAATTCGGCACCAGCTGTCGGCGTACCGCCTGGCGATTATAGACTCGTAGGATGGGACATGGACGCCACTGGTAGGAGACTGATCGACGAGATTTGCCAAATTGCCGGGTACACGCCTAGTTCCACCTATGGCCAGTATGTCATGCCTTTCAAGGATCTCAATCCACCGGCGAGAAAGAGGCACAATATTAGAGTTGTTACCATCGGAAAATACCGAATGCTCAAGGACAACAAGACAAACAAG GTATTGAAGACGAAAAGTGAGATATCCGCTCTGATAGATTTTATCACGTGGCTTGAGTCGGTCAAGGGAGATGCAGCCGACGGTGTGATTCTAGTTTATCATGAGCCACGCAAAGTCATACCTTCCATGCTGCTCGAGTCATTAAGGAAATTCAACCTTTTAGATCGATTCAAGCAAACCGTCAAAGGCTTTGCAAACGGGTTTAACGTTGCAGAGGTCAAATGCGCCGATACAGTACGCACATTTTCCTTACGCACATTATCGCGTGTTATGCTAGACAAG GAAGAAGAGTTGGACAATGCTGTTGATAGGGCGCGGCTAGCTCTCCAAGTCGTGCAGCACTTGAGTGCTGGTGAAGAAAATGCAAAAGGTGCCGAGGGTAGCGGAAGTGGTGATAGCGACGCAGCGACAAAAGGGACCATAGAACTAATAAGAGAATTCGTACAGCCAACACATGTCGAAGAAAAGGAATTAGCGG GCTTGAAATTGGTTCTCAATCGCCAAAACAGTCTAAGACCTGTCTTCGGAATGCTACTTCGCCAAAGTCGCCGCGAACGACAACACGCTAGCCTCTTACGCCGATTATTAGCTGAGGCTAATGTCGACTATGCAGAACTGCAG GACGTATGGTTAACGGAGAAAAAGGAGGGTCTGCAAAAGTTAATAAAAGAGAAAGTAACAGGAGCGAAGGaaaaggaggaagaggaactATTAGAGGTACTCGAGTGTCACTTTGACccagaaaaaaagatgaaaccgAGAttagatgttgaaaaaaaagaaggaaagaaaggaaacGTTGGCAAAGGTGCAGCGGAATCTAAGGAGAACGTCAAAAATGAATCCGTTATTGAGAGTCCGGATACGACAACAACGAGTTCTCCTCTGAAAGAGAAACTTGCACCCCAGGAGAATGCCGAGGTAAAATCTACGGATGTGAAATGCGAATAA
- the LOC124414639 gene encoding m7GpppX diphosphatase, protein MAGVEKASDEETYVNPKKFKSSSDESKDSKKSSVHESLKDLSKFQLKRVLNNNAQKKLLCVEGTFTDHDGAAIVLLEKKAFVEEKLNENLFNESSKLSKEFENDLYGNYNCFPSIEHNSIKTTIIHPATEKHIAKFEKQLIYIVEETPKLYEEVTLPHLNKEQFSLQWVYNILEHKAESERIVFEDPDPKTGFILIPDLKWDGSLETLYLLAIPMQKGIKSIRGLDQSHLPLLKNIRDAGTKAISKKYSGLPASQLRIYFHYQPSFYHLHIHFTYLKYDAPGIFTEKAHLLSTVINNIELMGEYYSKATLSFVVKESETLFAKYQAHGVLSPQSVDTK, encoded by the exons ATGGCAGGCGTTGAGAAGGCGAGTGACGAAGAGACGTATgtaaatccgaaaaagtttaAGTCATCGAGCGACGAATCAAAGGACAGCAAGAAATCCAGCGTGCACGAGTCTTTGAAGGACTTGTCAAAATTCCAGTTAAAACGTGTATTGAATAACAATGCCCAAAAGAAATTACTATGTGTCGAAGGGACATTTACAGATCACGACGGCGCAGCCATAGTCTTGCTGGAGAAGAAAGCCTTTGTCGAAGAGAAACTGAACGAGAATCTTTTCAACGAGAGCTCGAAACTCAGTAAAGAATTCGAAAACGATCTTTACGGAAATTACAATTGTTTTCCATCCATTGAGCACAATA GTATTAAGACTACAATCATTCACCCGGCAACGGAAAAAcatattgcaaaatttgaaaaacagctGATCTATATCGTTGAAGAAACTCCAAAACTTTACGAAGAAGTTACTCTGCCCCATTTGAACAAGGAACAATTTTCTCTGCAG TGGGTGTACAACATTTTGGAGCACAAAGCCGAGAGCGAAAGAATAGTCTTTGAAGATCCAGACCCAAAAACAGGATTTATTTTGATACCGGATTTGAAATGGGATGGAAGTCTGGAAACTTTGTACCTCTTGGCAATTCCGATGCAAAAGGGAATAAAATCAATTAGAGGTTTGGACCAGTCGCATTTGCCGTTACTTAAAAACATTCGTGACGCCGGCACAAAAGCAATTTCCAAGAAATATAGCGGACTTCCAGCATCGCAGCTTAGAATCTATTTTCACTATCAGCCCTCGTTTTATCATCTTCACATTCATTTCACATACTTGAAATATGATGCACCAg GTATATTCACTGAAAAGGCCCATCTGCTGTCCACAGTCATAAACAACATAGAACTAATGGGAGAATATTATTCTAAAGCTACTTTATCGTTTGTTGTCAAAGAATCTGAAACCTTGTTTGCTAAATATCAAGCGCATGGAGTTTTATCCCCGCAATCTGTAGACACGAAATAg
- the LOC124415039 gene encoding acetyl-CoA acetyltransferase, mitochondrial → MLSFLKTAKVLTANSRTFSSKVNLNEVVIVSAVRTPIGSFRGSLSSLSAGKLGAVAIQAAVERSGLTKEQISEVYIGNVCQGGQGQAPARQAVIFAGLPKSTICTTVNKVCSSGMKSIMLASQALQCGHQDVILAGGMESMSNVPFYLKRGETTYGGMKLEDGIVLDGLIDVYHKFHMGNCAENTASKLGITRQQQDEFAIKSYTRSAAAYEHKAFKDEIVPVNVPQKKGKPDVVFTEDEEYKKVDFSKLAKLNTVFQKENGTVTAGNASTLNDGAAALVLTTADNANKLNLKPLARVVAFQDAETEPIDFPIAPALAVPKLLERAGVSKNDIALWEINEAFSTVVLANEKILNLDPSKVNVHGGAVSLGHPIGMSGARIVVHLVHALKAGEKGVASICNGGGGASSILIEKL, encoded by the exons ATGTTATCTTTCTTGAAAACTGCCAAGGT ACTTACAGCGAACTCCAGGACTTTTAGTTCCAAAGTAAATCTCAACGAAGTTGTTATCGTTAGCGCAGTGCGAACACCGATCGGATCTTTTCGAGGTTCTCTGTCTTCCCTATCGGCAGGAAAACTCGGTGCCGTCGCTATTcag GCAGCCGTCGAGCGTTCTGGTCTTACCAAGGAACAGATATCAGAGGTATACATAGGAAACGTTTGCCAGGGTGGTCAGGGCCAGGCGCCTGCTAGACAGGCAGTAATATTTGCAG gtCTTCCGAAATCAACGATATGTACAACTGTGAACAAAGTCTGTTCGAGCGGCATGAAGTCCATCATGCTCGCCTCTCAGGCGCTGCAGTGCGGACACCAAGATGTAATACTCGCTGGTGGCATGGAGTCCATGTCTAATGTGCCATTTTACTTGAAACGAGGAGAGACGACCTATGGCGGCATGAAACTGGAG GATGGGATAGTTTTAGACGGTCTCATTGACGTATACCACAAATTTCACATGGGAAATTGTGCTGAAAACACTGCATCAAAATTGGGTATCACTCGTCAGCAACAGGATGAATTTGCCATAAAGAGTTACACGCGAAGCGCAGCTGCTTATGAACATAAAGCTTTTAAAGATGAGATTGTTCCGGTTAATGTACCACAGAAGAAGGGAAAACCTGATGTTGTCTTTACGGAGGATGAAGAGTACAAAAAAGTCGACTTTTCAAAACTTGCAAAACTGAATACTGTATTTCAG aaagaaaacgGCACTGTAACTGCTGGGAATGCTTCAACGCTGAATGATGGAGCTGCAGCCCTTGTACTGACGACAGCTGACAATGCGAACAAATTAAATCTCAAGCCTTTGGCTCGGGTAGTAGCTTTCCAAGATGCGGAAACAGAGCCAATAGATTTTCCAATAGCACCTGCATTGGCTGTGCCAAAG CTATTGGAACGTGCTGGAGTCAGTAAAAATGACATAGCACTGTGGGAAATCAATGAAGCCTTTAGCACCGTCGTTCTTGCTAATGAGAAGATACTTAATCTCGATCCCAGCAAAGTAAATGTTCATGGAGGAGCCGTATCGCTCGGTCATCCGATCGG aaTGTCTGGAGCGAGAATCGTTGTTCATCTGGTGCACGCTTTGAAAGCTGGAGAAAAAGGTGTCGCTTCAATCTGCAATGGCGGGGGTGGAGCTTCGTCGATTTTAATTGAGAAATTGTGA